In Mus caroli chromosome 19, CAROLI_EIJ_v1.1, whole genome shotgun sequence, a genomic segment contains:
- the Atg2a gene encoding autophagy-related protein 2 homolog A isoform X2, producing MSRWLWPWSNCVKERVCRYLLQHYLGHFFQEHLSLDQLSLDLYKGSVALRDIHLETWSVNEFLRSMESPLELVEGFVSSIEVAVPWAALLTDHCTVCVSGLQLTLQPRQGSGPGAADSQSWASCMTTSLQLAQECLREGLPEPSEPPQPLEGLEMFAQTIETVLRRIKVTFLNTVVRVEHSLGDEERSVAVEVRVQRLEYCDEAVRDPSQAPPVDVHQPPAFLHKLLQLSGVCLYFEELPSQADPPQPPLQIGSCTGYVELMVRLKQNEAFPGPKLEVSGQLGSLHLLLTPRQLQQLQRLLSAINLADPAGLADKLNKSRPLGAEDLWLIEQDLNQQLQAGAVAESLSLYPITNPLNLDSADLFFSMAGLTSSVTSAVSELSVYSVDLGSSVHSNMAFHRPSTPPHSGGKMAPTPLLDSTRPDSRVKMTLGGVSLTLLQTASPSSGPPDLPTHFFAEFDAAKDGPFGSRDFSHLRPRFQRACPCSHVRLTGTAVQLSWELRTGGHSRRISSTEVHFGQLEVLECLWPRAATEPEYTEILSFPSHSGSEASARPCAHLRHTQTIRRVLKSRSRRSTACHCHSELSLDLADFQSDVELGSLDRLAALLRQVTTPSEPPAGLLTEPPQATEQQTVFRLSAPRATLRLRFPIPDLRPDRDPWAGQAVRAEQLRLELSEPQFRSELNSGPGPPAPTRLELTCSDLQGIYEDGEKPPVPCLRVSKALDPRSTEAKYFLPQVVVTLNPQSSGTQWETAYEKGRDLELSTESPCELQQPEPSPFSSKRTMYETEEMVIPGDPEEMRTFQSRTLALSRCTLDVIMPSAHIFLPSKEVYESIYNRINNDLLMWEPADLLPTSNAAAQPSGSSGFKMCKSAFKLDSDSDEEDTQFFSMASGVPQTPASEPSPRQSQSTFSTLVTVLKGRITALCEAKDETGKRLEVTHGELVLDVEQGTIFSVAQYRGQPGLGYFCLEAEKAKLYHRAAIEDYLLPTHLEVPSFAPPAQLAPTIYPSEEGVTERGPLGRKGQGPPMLSAAVRIHLDPHKNVKEFLVTVRLHKATLRHYMAPPEQSWHSQLLDFLDVLDDPVLGYLPPTVITVLHTHLFSCAVDYRPLYLPVRVLVTAETFTLSSNIVMDTSTFLLRFILDDSALYLSDKCEVESLDLRRDYVCVLDIDLLELVIKTWKGSTEGRLSQPLFELRCSNNVVHVHSCADSCALLVNLLQYLTSSGDLHPPPRPPSPTEIAGQKLSESPASLPSCLPVETALINQRDLTDALLDTERRGLRELAQSSGGPLPQASPVSVYLFPGERSGAQAPLPPPGASSHTLGSKAKEHENEEEGDGDTLDSDEFCILDAPGLGIAPRDGEPIVTQLHPGPIIVHDGHFSQPLGSTDLLRAPAHFPVPSSRVVLREVSFIWHLYGGRDFGLHPTYRARVGLTGPRVSPSRSSGPNRPQNSWRTQGGIGRQHQVLMEIQLSKVSFQHEVYPEESAIAGGLGQELDERPLSRQVLIVQELEIRDRLATSKINKFLHLHTSERLPRRTHSNMLTIKALHVAPTSSVGGPECCLRVSMMPLRLNVDQDALFFLKDFFTSLAASINPMVPGDTSEAPRETHSRPGSPQEGQSEDTDTASSPPEASGSGHSSSDQQPIYFREFRFTSEVPICLDYHGKHVTVDQVGTFMGLLIGLAQLNCSELKLKRLCCRHGLLGVDKVLCYALNEWLQDIRKNQLPGLLGGVGPMHSVVQLFQGFRDLLWLPIEQYRKDGRLIRGLQRGAASFGSSTASAALELSNRLVQAIQATAETVYDILSPASPVSRSLQDKRSSRKLRRGQQPADLREGMAKAYDAVREGILDTAQTICDVASRGHEQKGLTGAVGGVIRQLPPTVVKPIIVATEATSNVLGGMRNQILPDAHKDHALKWRLEEAQD from the exons ATGTCACGATGGCTGTGGCCATGGTCGAACTGTGTGAAAGAGCGTGTCTGCCGCTACTTGCTACAGCACTACTTGGGTCACTTCTTTCAGGAGCACCTCAGCCTGGACCAGCTCAGCCTGGATCTGTACAAGGGCAGCGTTGCTCTGCGGGATATTCACCTGGAAACCTGG TCTGTGAACGAGTTTTTGAGGTCAATGGAGTCACCACTGGAACTGGTGGAAGGCTTTGTGAGCTCCATCGAGGTGGCTGTCCCCTGGGCTGCACTTCTCACTGACcactgcactgtgtgtgtgtcaggccTTCAGCTTACCCTGCAGCCCCGCCAGGGTTCAG GACCAGGGGCTGCGGACTCTCAGAGTTGGGCCTCATGCATGACCACAAGCCTGCAGCTGGCTCAAGAGTGCCTTCGGGAAGGGTTGCCAGAACCCTCAGAACCACCACAGCCCCTGGAGGGGCTGGAAATGTTTGCACAGACCATTGAGACCG tgCTCCGGAGGATCAAGGTGACCTTCCTGAACACTGTTGTGAGGGTGGAGCATTCTCTGGGTGATGAGGAGCGAAGTGTGGCTGTGGAGGTCCGAGTGCAGAG ACTGGAGTACTGTGACGAAGCAGTGCGGGACCCCAGCCAGGCCCCACCTGTGGATGTGCACCAGCCGCCTGCCTTCCTGCACAAGCTGCTGCAGCTGAGTGGGGTCTGCCTATACTTTGAGGAGCTGCCCTCCCAGGCAGACCCGCCACAGCCACCTCTGCAGATCGGCAGCTGCACGGGGTACGTGGAGCTTATGGTGAGGCTGAAGCAGAACGAGGCCTTCCCAGGCCCCAAG ttggagGTATCAGGACAACTGGGATCCCTGCACCTGCTTTTGACCCCGCGTCAGCTCCAGCAGCTCCAGAGGCTGCTCAGTGCCATCAACCTCGCAG ACCCTGCAGGCCTGGCCGACAAGCTGAACAAGAGCCGCCCACTGGGTGCTGAGGACTTGTGGCTCATTGAGCAAGATCTGAACCAGCAGCTGCAGGCGGGTGCTGTGGCTGAGTCCCTCAGCCTGTACCCCATCACCAACCCCCTCAATTTGGACAGCGCGG aCCTCTTCTTCTCCATGGCCGGCCTCACAAGCAGCGTGACATCGGCTGTCTCTGAGCTCTCCGTGTACAGCGTGGACCTGGGCTCCTCTGTTCACAGCAACATGGCCTTCCACCGAccctcaaccccaccccactCGGGTG GCAAGATGGCCCCAACTCCCCTTCTGGACAGCACGCGCCCTGACTCACGGGTGAAGATGACCTTGGGCGGTGTGAGCTTGACCTTGCTTCAGACAGCTTCCCCATCTTCAGGACCACCTGACCTCCCCACCCACTTTTTTGCTGAGTTTGATGCTGCCAAAGATGGGCCATTCGGCTCCAGGGACTTCTCCCACCTCCGGCCGCGCTTCCAGAGGGCCTGCCCTTGTAGCCACGTCCG GTTAACGGGCACAGCCGTGCAGCTGTCCTGGGAGCTGCGCACGGGCGGCCACAGCCGGCGGATAAGCAGCACCGAAGTGCACTTTGGACAGCTGGAGGTGCTGGAGTGCCTATGGCCCAGGGCTGCCACAGAGCCAGAGTACACGGAg ATCCTGAGCTTCCCCAGTCATTCTGGCTCCGAAGCCTCAGCCCGACCCTGCGCCCATCTGCGCCACACACAGACCATTCGCCGGGTGCTCAAG AGCCGGTCCCGGCGCTCCACTGCCTGCCATTGTCACTCAGAACTGTCCCTGGACCTGGCCGACTTCCAATCTGATGTGGAGCTGGGGTCCCTGGACCGCCTTGCTGCCTTGCTCCGTCAAGTCACCACACCCTCTGAGCCACCTGCTGGCCTACTA ACAGAGCCCCCACAGGCCACTGAGCAGCAGACAGTGTTTCGTCTCTCAGCACCCCGGGCCACCCTGAGGCTACGCTTCCCCATCCCAGACCTGCGGCCTGACCGGGACCCCTGGGCTGGCCAGGCTGTGCGGGCTGAGCAGCTGCGACTGGAGCTGAGTGAGCCCCAGTTCCGCTCAGAACTCAACAGTGGGCCTGGCCCCCCAGCTCCTACCCGCCTGGAACTTACTTGCTCAGACCTGCAAG GAATCTACGAAGATGGAGAGAAGCCACCAGTCCCCTGCCTGCGGGTCTCCAAAGCTCTGGATCCCAGGAGCACTGAGGCCAAGTACTTTCTACCTCA GGTAGTGGTGACCCTGAACCCCCAGTCCAGTGGCACACAGTGGGAGACAGCCTATGAGAAAGGCCGGGATCTAGAGCTGTCCACCGAGAGTCCGTGTGAACTACAGCAGCCTGAGCCCTCGCCCTTCTCCTCCAAGCGGACCATGTACGAGACTGAGGAA ATGGTGATCCCTGGAGACCCTGAAGAGATGAGGACATTCCAGAGCCGGACACTGGCGCTGTCCCGCTGTACTCTGGATGTGATCATGCCCAGTGCCCACATCTTCCTGCCCAGCAAGGAGGTCTACGAAAGTATCTACAACAG GATCAATAACGACCTGCTCATGTGGGAGCCTGCAGACCTGCTTCCCACATCCAACGCTGCTGCTCAGCCATCTGGCTCTTCAGGGTTCAAGATGTGCAAGTCAGCCTTCAAGCTAG ACTCGGATTCGGATGAAGAAGACACCCAGTTCTTCTCGATGGCATCAGGTGTCCCCCAGACTCCTGCCTCAGAACCTTCCCCTCGCCAGTCCCAGAGTACCTTCTCCACACTGGTGACAGTGCTGAAGGGTCGGATCACTGCGCTCTGTGAGGCTAAG GATGAGACGGGGAAGCGGCTGGAGGTCACTCACGGGGAGCTGGTCCTAGATGTGGAGCAAGGCACCATCTTCAGCGTAGCCCAGTACCGTGGCCAACCAGGGCTTGGCTACTTCTGCCTGGAAGCTGAAAAGGCGAAACTCTACCATCGAG CGGCCATTGAAGACTACCTGCTACCCACTCATTTGGAAGTGCCCAGCTTTGCTCCCCCCGCTCAGCTGGCTCCAACCATCTACCCATCAGAGGAAGGGGTGACTGAGCGAGGACCCTTGGGCCGCAAGGGCCAGGGTCCCCCCATGCTGTCTGCAGCTGTCCGTATCCACCTGGACCCTCACAAGAATGTCAAG GAATTTTTGGTGACAGTACGGCTGCACAAAGCCACTCTACGCCACTACATGGCCCCACCTGAACAGAGCTGGCACTCCCAG CTCCTGGACTTCTTGGATGTGCTGGACGACCCTGTGCTGGGCTACCTGCCCCCGACCGTCATCACTGTCCTGCACACACATCTCTTCTCCTGCGCTGTGGACTACAG GCCCCTCTACCTCCCTGTGCGTGTCCTGGTCACTGCTGAGACCTTCACCCTCTCCAGCAACATTGTCATGGACACGTCTACCTTCCTGCTCAG GTTCATCCTTGATGACTCCGCTCTGTACCTGTCTGACAAGTGTGAGGTGGAGAGCCTGGATCTGCGGCGAG ATTATGTCTGTGTCCTGGACATTGACCTCCTGGAACTTGTCATCAAAACCTGGAAGGGCAGCACTGAGGGCAGACTG AGCCAGCCTCTGTTTGAGCTGCGCTGCTCCAACAACGTGGTACACGTGCACAGCTGTGCTGACTCCTGCGCCCTGCTGGTCAACCTGCTCCAGTACCTAACCAGCTCGGGTGACCTGCACCCCCCACCCCGGCCCCCCAGCCCTACAGAGATCGCTGGCCAGAAG CTTTCGGAgagccctgcctccctgccctcatgCCTACCTGTGGAGACAGCCCTCATCAACCAACGAGACCTGACTGATGCCCTTCTCGACACTGAACGGCGCGGCCTGAGGGAGCTGGCCCAGTCATCGG GTGGCCCACTCCCTCAGGCCTCTCCCGTCTCCGTCTATCTGTTCCCCGGTGAACGGAGTGGGGCCCAGGCCCCTTTGCCTCCTCCTGGGGCCTCTTCTCATACCTTGGGTTCTAAGGCAAAGGAACATGAAAACGAAGAGGAAGGGGATGGAGACACCCTGGACAGTGATGAGTTCTGTATCCTTGACGCCCCTGGCCTAGGCATTGCG CCCCGAGACGGGGAGCCCATCGTGACACAGCTACATCCAGGCCCCATCATCGTGCACGACGGTCACTTCTCCCAGCCCCTGGGAAGCACTGACCTGCTGCGTGCGCCTGCCCACTTCCCAGTGCCCAGCAGCCGTGTGGTACTACGGGAGGTCTCCTTCATCTGGCACCTCTATGGGGGTAGAGACTTTGGCCTTCACCCCACTTACAG AGCAAGAGTAGGCCTCACAGGCCCCAGGGTCTCGCCTTCCCGCTCCTCTGGTCCCAACCGTCCCCAGAACTCCTGGCGTACCCAGGGTGGCATTGGACGGCAACACCAGGTCCTCATGGAGATCCAGCTCAGCAAA GTGAGCTTCCAGCATGAAGTGTACCCAGAAGAGTCGGCCATAGCTGGGGGCCTGGGCCAGGAGCTGGACGAGCGACCACTGTCCCGCCAGGTGCTCATTGTTCAAGAGCTAGAGATCCGAGACCGGCTGGCCACCTCCAAGATCAACAAGTTCCTTCATTTGCACACGAGTGAGCGGCTGCCACGGCGCACACACTCCAACATG CTTACCATCAAGGCACTGCATGTGGCTCCCACCAGCAGCGTCGGAGGGCCGGAGTGCTGTCTTCGAGTCTCCATGATGCCTCTGAGGCTCAATGTGGACCAG GATGCCCTCTTCTTCCTCAAGGACTTTTTCACCAGCCTAGCAGCCAGCATCAACCCCATGGTCCCAGGGGACACTTCTGAGG CTCCCCGAGAGACCCACAGCCGGCCTGGCAGCCCCCAGGAAGGGCAGTCTGAGGACACAGATACAGCCAGCAGCCCACCGGAAGCTTCAGGCAGTGGCCACAGCTCCTCTGACCAGCAGCCCATCTATTTCAG gGAGTTCCGCTTCACATCTGAGGTGCCCATCTGCCTGGATTACCATGGCAAGCATGTCACTGTGGACCAGGTG GGCACTTTCATGGGACTCCTAATCGGCCTGGCCCAGCTCAACTGCTCAGAGCTGAAGCTCAAGAGGCTCTGCTGCCGGCATGG GCTCCTGGGTGTGGACAAGGTGCTGTGCTATGCCCTCAATGAATGGCTGCAGGACATTCGTAAGAACCAGCTGCCTGGCCTGCTGGGAGGCGTGGGCCCCATGCACTCGGTTGTGCAGCTCT TCCAAGGGTTCCGGGACCTGCTGTGGCTACCCATCGAGCAGTACAGGAAAGATGGGCGCCTCATTCGGGGGCTGCAGCGTGGGGCTGCCTCCTTTGGGTCATCCACAGCCTCTGCTGCTCTGGAACTAAGCAACAGGCTGGTCCAAGCCATCCAG GCTACAGCTGAGACAGTGTATGACATCCTGTCCCCGGCTTCTCCCGTCTCCCGATCCCTACAAGACAAGCGCTCTTCACGGAAGCTACGCAGAGGTCAACAACCTGCTGACCTCCGGGAAGGCATGGCTAAGGCTTATGATGCTGTTCGAGAG ggtATCCTGGATACAGCTCAAACCATCTGTGATGTGGCATCCAGGGGCCATGAGCAGAAGGGACTGACAGGTGCCGTGGGGGGTGTGATCCGACAGCTCCCCCCAACCGTGGTAAAACCAATAATTGTAGCAACAGAGGCAACATCCAACGTGCTAGGGGGCATGCGTAACCAGATCCTTCCAGATGCGCACAAGGACCATGCTCTCAAGTGGCGATTGGAGGAGGCCCAGGACTGA